Proteins co-encoded in one Flavobacterium fluviale genomic window:
- a CDS encoding malate:quinone oxidoreductase, translated as MPDETIRSNSDVVLIGAGIMSATLGVILKELQPDIKIEIYERLDVAAAESSDAWNNAGTGHSAFCELNYTPEKADGSIDPKKAISIAESFEISRQFWSYLVQEKKVPSPENFIKSVPHMSFVWGDKNVNYLKKRFEALQSNPIFSEMTFSTDFEQLQKWMPLVMEGRNADEKLAATHMEIGTDVNFGALTRSMFNYLEKLDGVSLFFNHEVKKLRQREDKSWRIKIKDLSTGKTRKAYTKFVFIGAGGGSLPLLEKANVPEGHGYGGFPVSGQWLKCTNPEVIEKHQAKVYGKASVGAPPMSVPHIDTRVIDGEKALLFGPFAGFSTRFLKNGSYLDLPLSIKRNNLIPMLAAGYHNIPLTKYLIEQVRQSPKDRMNALREYLPTARSKDWKLEKAGQRVQVIKKDEKEGGVLEFGTEVINTHDGSLAVLLGASPGASTAVAIMVDLISRCFTNQIKTPEWEAKLKKMIPSYGQTLNDKPELLAELRKHTAEVLKIK; from the coding sequence ATGCCTGACGAAACCATACGTTCAAATAGTGATGTAGTACTCATTGGCGCTGGAATAATGAGTGCCACTCTTGGAGTAATTTTGAAAGAATTACAACCGGATATAAAAATTGAAATTTACGAAAGATTAGATGTTGCTGCTGCAGAAAGCTCTGATGCTTGGAATAATGCAGGAACTGGACATTCTGCTTTTTGTGAATTAAATTATACTCCAGAAAAGGCAGACGGCAGTATCGATCCTAAAAAAGCAATAAGTATTGCTGAATCATTTGAGATTTCAAGACAGTTTTGGTCGTACTTAGTGCAGGAAAAAAAAGTGCCTTCTCCTGAAAATTTTATTAAAAGCGTACCTCATATGAGTTTTGTGTGGGGAGATAAAAACGTAAATTATTTAAAAAAGAGATTTGAAGCGCTTCAAAGCAATCCAATTTTTTCTGAAATGACTTTCAGTACCGATTTTGAGCAGCTTCAAAAATGGATGCCGCTGGTAATGGAAGGTCGTAATGCCGACGAAAAATTAGCTGCAACGCATATGGAAATTGGTACCGATGTGAATTTTGGTGCTTTAACCAGAAGTATGTTCAATTATTTAGAAAAACTAGATGGCGTTTCTTTATTTTTTAATCACGAAGTTAAAAAACTGAGACAGCGTGAAGACAAGTCTTGGAGAATTAAAATTAAAGATTTATCTACGGGAAAAACTCGTAAAGCTTATACTAAATTTGTATTCATTGGTGCTGGTGGCGGCTCTCTACCGTTATTGGAAAAAGCAAATGTACCAGAAGGACATGGTTACGGCGGTTTTCCAGTAAGCGGGCAATGGCTAAAATGTACCAACCCAGAGGTTATTGAAAAACATCAGGCAAAAGTGTACGGGAAAGCAAGCGTTGGAGCTCCTCCTATGTCTGTTCCTCATATTGACACTCGTGTCATTGATGGTGAAAAAGCACTTCTTTTTGGACCATTTGCTGGATTTTCAACTCGTTTCCTGAAAAACGGTTCCTATTTAGATTTGCCTTTATCGATTAAGCGCAATAACTTAATTCCGATGCTTGCAGCGGGATACCATAATATACCACTTACAAAATATTTGATAGAGCAGGTTCGCCAGTCTCCTAAAGACAGAATGAACGCACTTCGTGAATATTTGCCAACTGCCCGCTCTAAAGATTGGAAATTAGAAAAAGCAGGACAACGTGTTCAGGTTATCAAGAAAGATGAAAAAGAAGGCGGTGTTCTAGAATTTGGAACTGAGGTAATCAATACTCATGACGGATCTTTGGCAGTTTTATTAGGTGCTTCTCCAGGTGCATCTACTGCTGTAGCGATTATGGTTGATTTGATAAGCAGATGTTTTACAAATCAAATTAAAACACCAGAATGGGAAGCTAAATTAAAGAAAATGATTCCTTCTTATGGTCAGACTTTAAATGATAAGCCGGAGCTTTTAGCAGAGCTTAGAAAACATACAGCAGAAGTTTTAAAAATAAAATAA
- a CDS encoding PAS domain-containing protein, with protein sequence MNQENQLQNRVIIDKEVTWDKTQVIMSKTNAFGIIEYANEVFVDVCGYEDYELMGQPHNIIRHPDMPKVIFKVLWENLKNGKNFHAIVKNLAKSGRYYWVITDFEIARDENDVIVNYFGRRQSVPQEVIAMHIEPLYKKLLQIEAASGVEFSEKYLIGFLEEKKRSYVEYIKELIYEHEKAQSKFANYVEEEDGEEEEHRGFFGRLFGR encoded by the coding sequence ATGAATCAAGAAAATCAACTTCAGAACAGAGTAATTATTGACAAAGAGGTAACTTGGGATAAAACACAAGTTATTATGAGTAAAACAAATGCCTTTGGTATTATCGAATATGCCAATGAAGTATTTGTAGATGTTTGTGGTTACGAAGATTATGAATTAATGGGACAGCCGCATAATATTATACGTCACCCAGACATGCCAAAAGTTATTTTTAAAGTGCTTTGGGAGAATCTTAAAAATGGTAAAAACTTTCATGCCATTGTAAAAAATCTGGCTAAATCTGGAAGATATTATTGGGTAATTACCGACTTTGAAATCGCTCGTGACGAAAATGATGTAATCGTAAATTATTTTGGACGAAGACAATCTGTACCGCAGGAAGTAATTGCAATGCATATAGAGCCTTTGTATAAAAAATTATTACAAATCGAAGCGGCAAGCGGAGTTGAATTCAGCGAAAAATACCTAATTGGATTTTTAGAAGAAAAAAAGAGATCTTATGTTGAATATATTAAGGAGTTGATTTACGAACACGAAAAAGCACAGTCCAAGTTTGCTAATTATGTTGAGGAAGAGGACGGAGAAGAGGAAGAACACAGAGGCTTTTTTGGTCGATTGTTCGGAAGATAA
- a CDS encoding LTA synthase family protein: MNNYKKSTSLFFKRFILIILMYQLSRVLFYLINFKLLDTFTFQTFLGGLLFDFTAVSYINLIFLIAHLIPGRFKYTNRYQLIVKIAYYLVNLLFIATNFIDIIYYRFTGRRSTFGMITAKGMQHEAIGLIPSFLQEFWYIAVVFIILSILLWKMIPDLNGTSFTKKLIKKDYYKKTVFLAVGVTLLMILGRGGLQKKPIRIVDGIKFGSITNTPLVLNTPFTIIKTFIKKDDLEKVSYFDSIELKKIYSPVISLKTTKTPDKKNVIVLILESFGNENIGRGQTPFLDSLITKSYYFKNGFANGKVSIDAVPSILSSVPSLMNNSFISSSYSVNKINGLPKILKKEGYSTSFFHGAFNGSQNFDQYAKVAGFDQYYGKDQYIGPEAFDGKWGIFDEEFLQFFSSKLSSFQEPFFSSLFTISSHNPYTIPKKYIRKFPKGTTRIQESIAYTDYALRRFFETAKKQNWYKNTLFVISADHTSSGDRNTDKTNIGKFRIPILFFDPSNPDLIGVHDKNFQQIDIMPSILDYLNIKAEIVSFGKSYKVKDDFVVYYLEGTYHYIDGDFYLAFGNNKTIGFYKWKEDTLLKNNLMKRNTFKVKEAEKFIKAYIQSFNNRVINNQLTL; encoded by the coding sequence ATGAATAATTACAAAAAAAGCACTTCCTTGTTTTTCAAAAGATTTATATTGATTATTTTGATGTATCAATTATCTAGAGTTTTATTCTATTTGATAAATTTTAAACTACTAGATACTTTCACTTTTCAAACATTTCTTGGCGGTCTGTTATTCGATTTTACTGCTGTCAGTTATATTAATCTGATTTTTCTAATTGCTCACTTAATACCTGGTCGTTTTAAGTACACTAATAGATACCAGCTTATCGTAAAAATCGCTTATTATCTGGTTAATTTGTTATTTATTGCTACAAATTTTATTGACATTATCTATTATAGATTTACTGGAAGGAGAAGCACATTTGGAATGATTACAGCAAAAGGAATGCAACATGAAGCAATTGGTCTAATTCCATCTTTTCTTCAAGAGTTTTGGTACATAGCAGTGGTTTTTATAATTCTTAGTATACTATTATGGAAAATGATTCCAGATTTAAATGGCACTTCATTTACTAAGAAATTAATTAAAAAAGACTATTACAAGAAAACAGTTTTTCTGGCAGTTGGAGTAACTCTTTTAATGATTTTAGGCCGCGGCGGTTTACAAAAGAAGCCTATAAGGATTGTTGACGGAATAAAGTTTGGCTCAATTACTAATACCCCTTTAGTTCTAAACACTCCCTTCACGATTATAAAGACTTTTATAAAAAAAGATGATCTTGAAAAAGTAAGCTATTTTGATTCTATAGAATTAAAAAAGATCTACAGTCCTGTTATTTCATTAAAAACAACCAAAACTCCAGATAAAAAAAATGTTATTGTTTTAATATTAGAAAGCTTTGGAAATGAAAATATTGGACGTGGTCAAACTCCGTTTCTAGATTCTCTTATTACGAAATCATATTATTTTAAAAATGGATTTGCTAATGGAAAAGTTTCTATTGATGCAGTCCCGTCGATACTTTCAAGTGTACCAAGTTTAATGAATAATTCTTTTATATCATCCAGTTATTCCGTAAATAAAATAAATGGTCTCCCTAAAATTTTAAAGAAAGAAGGTTATTCGACTTCTTTTTTTCATGGTGCTTTTAACGGAAGCCAGAACTTCGATCAATATGCAAAAGTGGCAGGATTTGATCAATACTACGGAAAGGATCAATATATTGGACCAGAAGCTTTTGATGGAAAATGGGGCATTTTTGACGAAGAATTTTTACAGTTCTTTTCTTCGAAACTTTCTTCTTTTCAAGAGCCATTTTTTAGTTCTTTATTTACCATTTCTTCTCATAATCCTTATACAATACCAAAAAAATATATTAGAAAATTTCCAAAAGGAACTACAAGAATACAAGAAAGCATTGCTTACACTGATTACGCTCTTCGAAGATTTTTTGAAACTGCTAAAAAACAAAATTGGTACAAGAACACACTTTTTGTAATTTCAGCAGATCACACTTCATCAGGTGATAGAAATACAGATAAAACAAATATTGGGAAGTTTAGAATTCCAATCTTATTCTTTGATCCTTCAAATCCAGATCTTATTGGTGTACACGACAAAAACTTTCAACAAATTGACATTATGCCGAGTATTTTAGATTACTTAAATATAAAAGCAGAAATTGTAAGCTTTGGAAAGAGTTACAAAGTTAAAGATGACTTTGTTGTATATTATCTTGAAGGTACTTATCATTATATAGACGGCGATTTCTACCTCGCATTTGGTAATAATAAAACTATTGGTTTCTATAAATGGAAAGAAGATACTTTATTAAAAAATAATTTAATGAAACGGAATACATTCAAAGTTAAAGAAGCCGAAAAATTTATAAAAGCTTATATACAATCTTTTAATAATAGAGTAATCAACAATCAACTGACTTTGTAA
- the def gene encoding peptide deformylase: MILPIVGYGDPVLRKVGQDITPEYPNLKETIANMYETMYNAYGVGLAAPQVGLPIRLFVIDTTPFSDDEDLPSEEQKDLKGFKRTFINAKIVKEEGEEWGFNEGCLSIPDVREDVYRKPIVTIEYYDEDFVMKTEVFDGLIARVIQHEYDHIEGILFTDKISSLKKRLIQKKLKNITEGKTFQEYRMKFFAAKKGR, from the coding sequence ATGATTTTACCAATTGTAGGATACGGTGATCCTGTTTTGAGAAAAGTAGGGCAGGACATTACACCAGAATATCCAAATCTAAAAGAAACGATCGCAAATATGTACGAGACTATGTATAATGCGTACGGAGTTGGGCTTGCAGCACCGCAGGTTGGACTGCCAATCCGTTTGTTTGTTATTGATACAACGCCTTTTAGTGATGATGAGGATCTTCCTTCAGAGGAACAAAAAGATTTGAAAGGTTTTAAAAGAACTTTTATCAATGCTAAAATCGTTAAGGAAGAAGGTGAAGAGTGGGGTTTTAATGAAGGCTGTTTAAGTATTCCAGATGTTCGTGAAGATGTTTACAGAAAACCAATTGTTACAATTGAATATTATGACGAGGATTTTGTAATGAAAACAGAGGTGTTCGACGGCTTAATTGCAAGAGTAATTCAACACGAATACGATCATATTGAGGGGATTTTATTTACAGATAAAATTTCGTCTCTTAAAAAACGTTTAATTCAAAAGAAACTAAAAAATATTACTGAAGGAAAAACGTTTCAGGAATATAGGATGAAGTTTTTTGCAGCCAAAAAAGGGAGATAA
- the ruvX gene encoding Holliday junction resolvase RuvX, producing MPRILSIDYGQKRTGIAVTDEMQIIASGLTTIPTHTLLDFLKDYFAKEKVEAVLIGEPKQMNGQPSESASVINGFAVHFSNIFPDMKVIRVDERFTSKMAFQTMIDSGLSKKQRQNKGLIDEISATILLQDYLSSKR from the coding sequence ATGCCAAGAATCCTTTCAATAGATTACGGACAAAAACGCACAGGAATTGCTGTTACAGACGAAATGCAGATTATAGCATCTGGTCTTACAACAATTCCCACTCATACTTTGCTTGATTTTTTAAAAGATTATTTTGCAAAAGAAAAAGTCGAAGCAGTATTAATCGGTGAGCCAAAACAAATGAATGGCCAGCCTTCAGAAAGTGCTTCGGTAATTAATGGTTTTGCAGTTCATTTTTCAAATATTTTCCCAGACATGAAAGTCATTAGGGTTGATGAGCGCTTTACTTCAAAAATGGCGTTTCAAACAATGATCGACAGTGGTTTAAGTAAAAAGCAGCGACAAAACAAAGGATTAATAGACGAGATTTCTGCTACAATTTTACTTCAAGATTATCTTTCCTCAAAAAGATAA
- a CDS encoding FUSC family protein, whose product MFDKISKFTNSTSFFNASKVTIASVVPVLVLNFLGHFEIGFTIALGAFYTYPSDIPSSLSHKIKGLIAASFIVSGVNLLVNLVYPYPVLFYPFLGFLLFICSMISVYGQRATLISFSALLSISLSFGHLHEGWQALEYSGFIFIGGILYLIVSLIFHLVQPYKYVELQIAEGIKLTAKYLKLRGDLWSPEANRKAIIEKQLAVQVELNLIHEDLRKMLIGNQNASGITSQNRKMLLVFITLVEIQELALYTSFDHSKLHIKFAKHPEVLRTYQNVAYKLASTLKKLSKNVRHISVYVDKHDLKNELDALEFAIFDYEKTLGKDEAAEGVLMLTNMLKYAKNQVGKIKIIQRAFSLAMQSYKLKDKDKELEKFLTPQYYPLRTLIENLSYSSSIFRHSLRLTITILIGFFLGQILPFQNVYWILLTIVVIMRPGYGLTKERSYNRMFGTVLGGILAFGIVSVIQNHVALSIFSIICMLLGISFTQINYKISATFVTMYVVFIYGILTPDINEVIQYRILDSLAGAVLAFIANQFLWPAWEFINTPIHIENAIRANRNYLKEIADFYNKKGEVPTSYRLARKNAFVEIGNLMTSFQRMMQEPKSKQKTMPLVNKLVVLNHSLLSALASLSTYIQSHQTTSASESFNYIIKTILANLDHSISILRNEVVLKDTFFEKEDVTLQFEELKRKNFTRLAEDDELDKETRQAKMQEASMVIEQLIWMSNLAEKILKNTTDLKATNPD is encoded by the coding sequence ATGTTTGATAAAATTTCGAAATTTACCAACAGTACCTCTTTTTTCAATGCTTCTAAAGTAACCATTGCTTCTGTTGTTCCTGTTTTAGTTTTAAATTTTTTAGGTCATTTTGAAATTGGTTTTACAATAGCACTAGGAGCTTTTTATACTTATCCCAGCGATATTCCAAGTTCACTGAGTCATAAAATTAAAGGATTAATTGCTGCATCGTTTATCGTTTCCGGCGTTAACCTTTTGGTTAATCTGGTCTATCCTTATCCTGTTTTATTTTATCCATTTTTAGGATTTTTACTGTTTATCTGTTCTATGATTTCGGTTTACGGACAGCGTGCAACTTTAATATCTTTTTCTGCATTATTATCTATTTCCCTTTCGTTTGGGCATTTGCACGAGGGCTGGCAGGCGTTAGAATATTCTGGTTTTATATTTATTGGAGGAATTTTATACTTAATTGTTTCGCTTATTTTTCATTTAGTACAGCCTTATAAATATGTAGAATTACAAATTGCTGAAGGTATAAAACTAACTGCCAAATATTTAAAATTAAGAGGCGATTTATGGAGTCCCGAAGCGAATAGAAAAGCAATTATCGAAAAACAACTGGCTGTTCAGGTAGAATTAAATCTTATTCACGAAGATTTGAGAAAAATGCTGATCGGAAATCAGAATGCATCTGGAATTACAAGTCAGAATAGAAAAATGCTTTTGGTTTTTATCACATTAGTCGAAATTCAAGAACTTGCGCTTTATACTTCTTTTGATCACAGCAAACTTCACATCAAATTTGCGAAGCATCCAGAGGTTTTAAGAACCTATCAAAATGTGGCTTATAAATTGGCTTCGACTTTAAAAAAACTTTCAAAAAATGTTCGCCACATCAGCGTTTATGTAGACAAACATGATTTAAAGAACGAACTTGATGCCCTTGAATTTGCAATTTTTGATTACGAAAAAACTTTAGGAAAAGATGAAGCAGCCGAAGGCGTTTTAATGCTGACGAATATGCTGAAATATGCTAAAAATCAGGTTGGAAAAATCAAGATTATTCAGCGAGCATTTTCATTGGCAATGCAGTCTTATAAATTAAAAGACAAAGATAAAGAGCTTGAAAAATTCCTTACGCCGCAATATTATCCGCTTCGAACTTTGATCGAAAATTTAAGTTATTCCTCATCTATTTTCAGGCATTCGCTGCGATTAACTATTACAATTCTGATTGGTTTTTTTCTGGGTCAGATTCTTCCTTTTCAAAACGTTTACTGGATCTTGCTGACAATTGTTGTAATCATGCGTCCGGGTTATGGCTTAACAAAAGAGCGATCCTATAATAGAATGTTCGGAACGGTCTTGGGAGGGATTTTAGCTTTCGGAATTGTTTCTGTTATTCAAAATCATGTTGCTTTGAGTATTTTCTCAATCATTTGTATGCTTTTGGGAATTTCGTTTACGCAGATCAATTATAAGATCAGCGCAACATTTGTCACGATGTATGTGGTTTTTATATACGGAATTTTAACTCCGGATATTAATGAAGTTATTCAATACCGAATTTTAGATTCACTCGCAGGCGCAGTTCTAGCTTTTATTGCCAATCAATTTTTATGGCCGGCATGGGAATTTATTAATACTCCCATTCATATTGAAAATGCCATTCGTGCCAATCGAAATTATCTCAAGGAAATTGCTGATTTTTATAATAAAAAAGGAGAAGTCCCAACATCCTATAGATTAGCCAGAAAAAATGCTTTTGTTGAAATAGGAAATTTGATGACGTCGTTTCAACGCATGATGCAGGAACCAAAATCAAAACAGAAAACAATGCCTTTGGTAAATAAACTCGTGGTTCTAAACCATTCTTTATTATCTGCTTTAGCATCGCTGTCAACTTACATTCAATCCCATCAAACAACTTCTGCTTCTGAATCTTTTAATTATATCATCAAAACTATTTTAGCCAATCTTGATCATTCTATTTCTATTTTAAGGAATGAAGTTGTTTTAAAAGATACATTTTTTGAAAAGGAAGATGTAACATTACAATTTGAAGAATTGAAGCGAAAAAACTTTACGCGCTTAGCAGAAGATGACGAACTTGACAAAGAAACGCGCCAAGCCAAAATGCAGGAAGCTTCAATGGTTATAGAACAATTAATCTGGATGAGTAATCTTGCCGAAAAAATTCTAAAAAACACAACCGACCTAAAAGCAACAAATCCAGATTAA
- a CDS encoding DUF5606 family protein, giving the protein MNLTKILAISGKPGLYELKVQTRTGFVAESLIDGKKITVNLKSNVSLLSEISIYTYEGEKPLTEVMQQIAVKENKGQAISHKEDNATLAAYFKQILPDYDEERVYPSDIKKVLNWYNTLQAKGLVTDLAPAVEETKEEAPAAEEKPKKAPAAKKAKAKKEE; this is encoded by the coding sequence ATGAATTTAACGAAAATTTTAGCCATTTCAGGAAAACCAGGTCTATACGAATTGAAAGTTCAAACTCGTACAGGTTTTGTGGCGGAATCATTAATTGATGGGAAGAAGATTACTGTAAATCTAAAAAGCAATGTAAGTTTATTGTCTGAAATTTCGATTTATACTTATGAAGGTGAAAAACCATTAACTGAAGTAATGCAGCAAATTGCCGTTAAAGAAAACAAAGGTCAAGCGATTTCTCATAAAGAAGACAATGCTACTTTAGCCGCATATTTTAAGCAGATTCTTCCAGATTACGACGAAGAAAGAGTTTATCCATCAGACATCAAAAAAGTATTAAACTGGTATAATACGCTTCAAGCAAAAGGTTTAGTTACAGATTTAGCTCCAGCTGTTGAAGAAACTAAAGAAGAAGCTCCAGCTGCTGAAGAAAAACCTAAAAAAGCTCCAGCTGCTAAAAAAGCAAAAGCTAAAAAAGAAGAATAG
- the mazG gene encoding nucleoside triphosphate pyrophosphohydrolase → MNRENQLQAFERLLNIMDELREQCPWDKKQTLQTLRHLTIEETYELGDAILDNDLDEVKKELGDLLLHIVFYAKIGSETNDFDIADVCNEICEKLIHRHPHIYGDVKVENEEEVKQNWEKLKLKEGKKSVLEGVPRSLPALVKASRIQDKVKGVGFDWEEPHQVWDKVQEELQELQEEVKSGNQDKIEDEFGDVLFSMINYARFLNVNPEDALERTNKKFIKRFQYLESKANELGKPLMDMTLTEMDVFWNEAKKL, encoded by the coding sequence ATGAATAGAGAAAACCAGTTACAAGCATTTGAGAGATTATTAAATATCATGGATGAACTTCGTGAACAATGCCCGTGGGACAAAAAGCAAACCCTGCAGACATTGAGACATTTAACAATCGAAGAAACTTATGAACTAGGCGATGCTATTCTGGACAATGATTTAGATGAAGTTAAAAAAGAATTGGGAGATTTGCTATTGCACATTGTTTTTTATGCTAAAATAGGAAGCGAAACAAACGATTTTGATATTGCCGATGTCTGCAATGAAATCTGTGAAAAATTAATTCACCGTCATCCTCATATTTATGGTGATGTTAAAGTGGAGAATGAAGAAGAGGTGAAACAAAACTGGGAAAAATTAAAACTGAAAGAAGGTAAAAAATCTGTTTTAGAAGGTGTTCCAAGAAGTCTTCCAGCTTTGGTTAAAGCAAGCAGAATTCAGGATAAAGTAAAAGGAGTAGGCTTTGATTGGGAGGAACCGCATCAAGTCTGGGACAAAGTACAAGAGGAATTACAAGAATTACAAGAAGAAGTAAAATCTGGAAATCAGGATAAAATTGAAGACGAATTTGGTGATGTACTATTTTCGATGATCAATTACGCCCGTTTTTTAAATGTTAATCCAGAAGACGCTTTAGAAAGAACTAATAAAAAGTTCATCAAACGCTTTCAATACTTAGAAAGTAAAGCAAACGAATTAGGAAAACCTTTGATGGATATGACGCTTACCGAAATGGATGTTTTTTGGAACGAAGCTAAAAAACTTTAA
- a CDS encoding 2,3,4,5-tetrahydropyridine-2,6-dicarboxylate N-succinyltransferase, with amino-acid sequence MNSLQTIIEQAWENRALLQETTTTDAIREVIELVDAGKLRVAEPVGDKWQVNEWVKKAVVMYFPIQKMETWESGIFEYHDKMLLKRDYAAKGIRVVPNAVARYGAYISSGVILMPSYVNIGAYVDEGTMVDTWATVGSCAQIGKNVHLSGGVGIGGVLEPLQAAPVIIEDGAFIGSRCIVVEGVHVGKEAVLGANVCLTASTKIIDVTGDEPVEMKGFVPARSVVIPGSYTKKFAAGEFQVPCALIIGTRKPSTDLKTSLNNALREYDVAV; translated from the coding sequence ATGAATTCTTTACAGACTATAATTGAACAAGCTTGGGAAAACAGAGCTTTATTACAAGAAACTACAACGACTGATGCTATTAGAGAAGTAATCGAATTGGTAGACGCAGGAAAATTACGCGTTGCTGAACCAGTTGGCGATAAATGGCAGGTTAACGAATGGGTTAAAAAAGCTGTTGTTATGTATTTCCCAATTCAAAAAATGGAAACATGGGAATCTGGTATTTTCGAGTATCATGATAAAATGTTACTTAAAAGAGATTATGCTGCAAAAGGAATTCGTGTTGTACCAAATGCTGTTGCTCGCTACGGAGCTTACATTTCCAGCGGTGTTATCTTAATGCCAAGTTATGTAAACATTGGTGCTTATGTTGACGAAGGAACTATGGTTGATACTTGGGCTACAGTTGGAAGCTGTGCACAAATTGGTAAAAATGTACACTTAAGCGGTGGTGTTGGTATTGGCGGGGTTCTTGAGCCATTACAAGCTGCTCCTGTTATTATCGAAGATGGCGCTTTTATTGGTTCTCGTTGCATTGTTGTTGAAGGTGTTCACGTAGGAAAAGAAGCTGTTCTTGGTGCTAACGTTTGCTTAACTGCTTCAACAAAAATCATTGATGTTACAGGTGATGAGCCAGTAGAAATGAAAGGTTTTGTTCCTGCTCGTTCTGTAGTGATTCCTGGAAGCTACACTAAAAAATTCGCAGCAGGAGAATTTCAAGTTCCTTGCGCCTTAATTATTGGTACTCGTAAACCATCTACAGATTTAAAAACTTCTTTAAATAATGCTCTTCGTGAATACGATGTTGCAGTATAG